The genome window CAACAGCACACAAACATGGGGATGGGACCAAATATCCAGAGGAAGAGAGGGAACGAGAGGTAGAATGCTCGCAATCCGAGGGACCAAAAATAGCTTCCGCGATTCAAGTTTCGCGCAACATACTCAAGGTAATCCTTCTGGCCTTTCCATGTGGGCACAGTGGCTAAGAAGCTAACATGTGCATAGTATCTAATAGACTGCACATTCAAGAGAAAGGCAACGAGAAAGCAAAGCAAGATGGAAAAGTACTTGACTGAAGAGAGAAGCGGACTCTTGTTCCCATAAATTAATCTGGATGCTGTGTTGCCGGAGTCTGATGTAGTGCTGACAAATACGCCGATGAGAGAACTGAGAGTGATGGCTGTTGTTGCCAACAGCGTAGACGCCATTATGTTGTTGCGTATCGTTTGAACAGCCAAAACACCATTCTTCAAGGGGTCCTGATCAAATTAGAATTAATGGAGAGGAGTTAACTCTATGATCTGACTAACTTTTATCCATCAAAGACAACATGACTAAATTCTGTAAGACATGAAAGATGCAGGAAATTTCGTATCTCATCTAGCTTCAAATACACCTTCGAGGCTCGTTTGATTTCTTGGATTGGACTGGATAACTCACTATATTCAAATTATTACGTTGCAGAAAACAATGAAGAAAGTGTGTCCACTTGAAGGTAGAAACTAGATTCTCGTCCCATCATGTCTAATCTTTTCTAATCCTGCCTCAAATTTTGGggagtgtattcaattgggattttgaggaattttaattcttttaatgaatctaggggtattcaatcaagattttgagtgattatctgaaatttaaggtgtattcaattagaattttaagattgtttattaaaatccttagaaatacagatgtattcaattaggattttaaagaagtttataacattcttagaaattgattttaaagaatttgagaaagttgaggaattagagggaattgaagAGATTTCATAATGTATTTCAAGCATCTACAGATCTCacctcttcccatgagatttcaaaggaattgaatcaaaattttatatggaatcccacaaatcaattaaactccataaaaatccatggatttataaatccattaaaatctctaaaattctcaattgaatacaaccCCTTTATGTTTGCTATCCAATTCAACCCAATCTCAGCTACCAAAAGATCCCTAAATATCTGAACTTGAAGGAGAAACTTTCCCTACTGATCGAAAAGTATACGAATCACCAACAATTCTATCAAAATGGTCGAGCCCAGAGATCAGCCTAACTATGGCACATGAATCCTTCAACATACTAATGCTTAAATTGAAGAATCTTAACTAAAGTTGGAATCTTGAAAATCACAAGCATGGAGTATGCCATGAACAACACTATTCCCAAGTTAAAGCAAAAATCTTTACTTGTTTTCGTCCCTTGATTCAAGAGAGGACCGCAACACGAGAGAAAAATGGTGTACGAAAATCACTTTTCGTCTCGATATTAGCTCAAAAAGTAATATCATAATCATGTTAATTCTTAAatcccaaaaacccaaaaagggaTTTCCTTCATTACTTTGTATGGGAtgaaattctagagagagagaaagagttcaAAACCAATtgaattctagagagagaggtgGGGAAGTGACTCACAGACATGATGGATAAGACCCATTGGTGGCGAGACTGAGCGTTGAGGCCGACGACGGTTCGAATAGGATGGCGGTGGATGGTGATCAGCAGCCATACGTGGTATGCACCCAGCACCAGCAGACCCAGCGGCACTAGCACATAGTCCACCTGCTCCGCTTCCATccccgctctctctctctctaaaaataattaatatgaaGTTTAATGGATAAGCGTGGAACAGAGTCAGAGCGTAATAGAGTTTTGACAACAATTGTACGGGTAATATTTATTggcttaaatgttaaaatggtGTTTTTTAGTTATTGCGTTAATTTAGTttcctcatttttaatttagacaatttgttttgtttgtgtttatctCCATTATCTGATTAGACATTTCATCTaattttggttaaattttttataaattatgataaaataatttataaaatatctatttaatttaaatattaaaaaataaaaaaattactttcTTCCATCTTCCCCGACCTCTTCCCTAATGTTacgtcttttcttttctttgtcacaactttaataatttttcaaattggaagttttattttttatccgtgttatttctcatttatttgtgttttaaattttaattttataaagagaatagttgttcaaaaaaaattaaataaagagaAATGGTATTATATGGCTGTCTCAGTTATGATCAGTTTCTCGATTACACAGTTGAATGTGAGGTGGTTCGGGTTAATTTTCTTGGGACTACGATGATGGAACTCGCATGGTGATAGGTGAATTCTAGGTGGATCTAGGGATGGTTCATCGAGTTGTCTGCGTGTGTGGCTAGTGTTGGGGGTTGTGTCAAGAACAAGGCCGATGGCAAGGtaagtttgtttattttttctctctcaatttGAAATAATATTTCTTTCTGTTCCAATTGAaacatgtcacagcccgtcccggaatttttaattccgaggacgtgaagtTACGAAAATGTCCCTAAACGGGACTAAAGTACGTAATTTGGACACTTGTTTTTACTTAAGGTTCTTAAACTTTGGTGAATTAGAATATTAATTGGTTTTAGAAACCTAAACCAAGACTCTATGTTAAAAGTTTGAAATTGAGATTGAGTTGGACACGGGGATCCCACATCCCTCAAAACCTTCCCCAATTCCCGTACcttgtcactctctctctcctccttcacgatttctcactctctctgtctctctctccttcgaactcactgACCAACTTCAAAAACACCCTAAAACTTCCACCAACGTCAAGTTTGAGACCACCATTGGAATCCTGAGAACTTCACGATCACGTGGGTACTAAATTCAGGCTAAaacaagctcacagtgagcttaaggaagtcccaaggaagctcggagtgcttggttggaagtttttggacgtaagaatacggagatcgacaagttcaaagtttggccggagctttcgaggcattttccggcgaatccccggcgagttaggagtcgagtttccggcgacctctgaggctttcgaggcagtttccggccaaaccacggcgaactaggtgttgtgcaaggcggcgatcgtcatgacgccttgatgtgtggtgctagggagttgttggacgaactccaggtgagtgggcagttttgttttccgtatatatatatacttgacgtttcccatgcatatgagttatgtggaaaaacg of Malus sylvestris chromosome 6, drMalSylv7.2, whole genome shotgun sequence contains these proteins:
- the LOC126627139 gene encoding uncharacterized protein LOC126627139, which translates into the protein MEAEQVDYVLVPLGLLVLGAYHVWLLITIHRHPIRTVVGLNAQSRHQWVLSIMSDPLKNGVLAVQTIRNNIMASTLLATTAITLSSLIGVFVSTTSDSGNTASRLIYGNKSPLLSSVKYFSILLCFLVAFLLNVQSIRYYAHVSFLATVPTWKGQKDYLEYVARNLNRGSYFWSLGLRAFYLSFPLFLWIFGPIPMFVCCCIMLFVLYFLDTTTSFTRHLHTNSIRRTDDVESVG